TTGGGATGTCTTCGCAAATACTTTCCTCACTACCCAGAGAGTCCGGTCCAAAGTGAGCATCGACAAGGTGTTGCACAACCGGCCAACCGTAAGCGTTCGTAAACATTCGCCGAACAATAATATTATTGTGTGCGTCAGGTTCCAAGCGAACAAGAACTTTCCGCCACGAGAGCCCACGATGGTAACCCCGGGCtatcttctcttccaccttAAGTCCAGCCTCATTCGCAGGGCCTTCAGCAGAGGCACGATCCGCTGCCGTGATTCCATCCTGTGATACATTTATCCCTGTCTCCTGCCGCTTTACTGTTGGGGGAGGAATGTCTCCAGGATGATAAATCCGGTCATGCAAAATCGCCCGTTGCCGTGACGCGGGATTGATAATGTAATCGACTGGGGGCAGTGGTGGCATGAGGATGTCACCAGCGGATTCAAATACGGTTGTTCTGGGGGGTGCATTAAATCCAGTATGACGAGAAGTGGGATGTAAATGAGAGCCATCCTGCTGGATCAGTTCTGGGGCTATCGGGGTAGCAATTGTCTGGGAGCGCTTGAGAAATTTTTCTTGTTTGTGCTTAGGTTCCTTTGGCTTAAAGATCGAAAAGAAGCCACTCAGGGGGCTAGACGGCGTATGCGGTGGTTGTCCATCCAGTTCAGTATTTATAAATGCATCATCAACCGTGTAAAGTGGTTGGGCATGGCTTGAAGGTTTTCCCCcaatggaagaaaaggaagcggaagaggatgaatgTTGTGTGGTAGTACCTCGTTGGGGGGCTATTGTAACGGAAGTCTGCTTCGCAGTTTCCGTCGCATTTGAAGGCGTACATGTCAGTTCCGTGCCATCTTTAGCACGACGAGCGTTATTTAGAGACTTCGAGTTTGCCCCAGTCAATTCAGACCACCCCCATTCAGCCACAGTTCCAACAATCCCATTCTCTCGTCTTGCCTTCTCAACCCGTTGCAATCCTTTCCAATCAAGGTAAAGCAAGCACGAAGTTCGTAGCGGAACGATCCCATCATTGACCAAGTTAGAGTATATTGTGCGCCGCTTGAACTTGACAAGCACCTCGTGAGCAGGACCACACGGAAGGATTCTCAGTAAAGGCTTGGACCGGGTGTCGCTTTCATCGCCTCGAGGCCTAGAGGATTCTCCTTTTCCGCCGATTATCGCATCCCACCCACTCCGAATCCTTGGTGCAGTCCAACTAAGTCCTAAATCCTGACCGGTGCGGCCAACGAGGCCAAAATCCAAGGCAAACCGAACATACATAGGATTTTCATTGCTCAACCCGAGGAACGGCGTTGCAAGCGCAATAAAGTTGACAGGTTTGATTTTGTCGAAAAATTCGGGGGAGTGCTTTTGGATGTACGCGATAGCATACGTCTGCACGAGGCCTCCGAGAGAGTGCCCAATGAAACTAATACTTGTTATCCGATATGCATGATGTTCATCAACGTCAAAAAGCCCTTCATATATGCGAGAAGATTCAGCCTTATCGGCCTCCTCCTGTCCACTCCACGGAACGAACGGATTGGAATGGATCTTAGACTTCGATTTTTTGTGGGGTAGATGAGGTTGGTCAGGATAGGTCATGAGGAGCACATATTTTGCGAGACGCTTGCCCAAGTATTGGATTCCACGTTCGGTGCGGGACGCGTTCCCTGGGAACCCTCTTACAACAGTGTGCTCACATTGGcaatcgtcatcatcactaTGAACATTGCATCTGAGTGAATATCAACAACGTTAGTGGGGTGACCAAAGTGGATGGGGTGATTTTGTTCAGATAAAGTCTCAAATCATTGCACCTACCTTGCGGGGACTGACGAGGGCCCTAGCATCGGCTCGCCCGTATGGGATTGACCGTTTCGTGCGGAGCTGGTTTTTTGGATAGCAGCATCAATGCTCTCTTTGAGATAAAGCATGTCTGCGCCAAGGTTACTATGTAAACCATGGGTTAACACAACAAGATGGATATTTTTTCGGCGTTTCGTGGGCGATTTAGCATTCCCCGATGTTCCAGCTCGGGCAGCTCCATCAACCTCCACACAAGGTCTGCTTTTCAGCAAGTCCACGTTTCTATTGCGTTCGTTATCGCATGATACGGGGAACTGTGGAGTATTCCAAAGACTAGCAGTATCATCTATCAGCAGATGGACGGAATCCGAATACACGCCTTTGGCGGCAAGCAGCTGCTTGCCTTTGGAGCCAGAAGGCCAGTGATCACGCAGGCTTGCAGCTTTAGGGGGTTTAGACTCCGTATTGAAGGATGGAAGATCTAGTGACGTATGATCTCGGCCAACCAGAAGCTCAAAATTGACTGACGCGGTACTTGAGAATACAACTTGAGATATAATCTCAATAACCCATGTCGTATTCTGTCCACTTAAATCTCCCTCTTGGGGGGTTCCAGGATCTGCGCGGTGGCTATACCTCAGTATGGGAATCTGGGCATTCCATGTCCCGCCGGCTTTGAGATAGGGCTCAAATTGCGGCACATCGCCAGAGTCAGCGGGTATTGTTGTGGTGTTCGGATCAAATGAACGTGGGTAGCATGATGTATATAGTGTATATGGACCATGCAAGTACGCAGCG
This region of Aspergillus puulaauensis MK2 DNA, chromosome 5, nearly complete sequence genomic DNA includes:
- a CDS encoding lipase ROG1 family protein (COG:O;~EggNog:ENOG410QDRJ;~InterPro:IPR007751,IPR016445,IPR029058); this encodes MLFTPRTYSASQTLDHTSNPSGIVSKQLRFSPLAGWHPDPTDADRVTEMLLARQTGSVRVGEVIRYTLTYTPATDEIQPPPAALHVKIKNTSAIPLRAAYLHGPYTLYTSCYPRSFDPNTTTIPADSGDVPQFEPYLKAGGTWNAQIPILRYSHRADPGTPQEGDLSGQNTTWVIEIISQVVFSSTASVNFELLVGRDHTSLDLPSFNTESKPPKAASLRDHWPSGSKGKQLLAAKGVYSDSVHLLIDDTASLWNTPQFPVSCDNERNRNVDLLKSRPCVEVDGAARAGTSGNAKSPTKRRKNIHLVVLTHGLHSNLGADMLYLKESIDAAIQKTSSARNGQSHTGEPMLGPSSVPARCNVHSDDDDCQCEHTVVRGFPGNASRTERGIQYLGKRLAKYVLLMTYPDQPHLPHKKSKSKIHSNPFVPWSGQEEADKAESSRIYEGLFDVDEHHAYRITSISFIGHSLGGLVQTYAIAYIQKHSPEFFDKIKPVNFIALATPFLGLSNENPMYVRFALDFGLVGRTGQDLGLSWTAPRIRSGWDAIIGGKGESSRPRGDESDTRSKPLLRILPCGPAHEVLVKFKRRTIYSNLVNDGIVPLRTSCLLYLDWKGLQRVEKARRENGIVGTVAEWGWSELTGANSKSLNNARRAKDGTELTCTPSNATETAKQTSVTIAPQRGTTTQHSSSSASFSSIGGKPSSHAQPLYTVDDAFINTELDGQPPHTPSSPLSGFFSIFKPKEPKHKQEKFLKRSQTIATPIAPELIQQDGSHLHPTSRHTGFNAPPRTTVFESAGDILMPPLPPVDYIINPASRQRAILHDRIYHPGDIPPPTVKRQETGINVSQDGITAADRASAEGPANEAGLKVEEKIARGYHRGLSWRKVLVRLEPDAHNNIIVRRMFTNAYGWPVVQHLVDAHFGPDSLGSEESICEDIPTSPVAEAEDCCHGHTRLAPVVLNDGN